One genomic window of Leptolyngbyaceae cyanobacterium includes the following:
- a CDS encoding DNA double-strand break repair nuclease NurA, whose translation MLDLTKLAKQMQGLSQHLASESAASRQRLDVAQKLLEKAHARQAELQEIQEKWRDRLIFSPPVPIEPLDTFFDIPVPPKIHTVFATDGSQIAPSHHEIAYCYLINVGRVMLHYGQGKQPLLDSIPEVFYEPEDLYVSRQWGIRTEEWMGYRRTVSEAVALAELGVDWVTSQKTLYPIFAKEDNKKINSVSEIGEIEEKPEMNDCKIPTLAMVDGSLLLWFLEQLPQDACDLIIPPILDAWEQLRLAGIPLVGYLSASRSSESLSFLRLQACTYSTPNCNVQCNDLPDKAPCQVFDPLRDIVFWSSRLQPGQRSPLWRSTNKIVDQYSDAHKIYFCYVHVGTEVARVEFPAWVAENSQLLDLSLGLVLAQIQKGYGYPVVLAEAHNQAVVRGGDRATFFALLEQQMIKVGLRNVGTSYKETRKRGSIA comes from the coding sequence ATGCTGGATCTCACGAAATTAGCCAAACAAATGCAAGGTTTGAGCCAACATTTGGCTTCAGAAAGTGCGGCTAGTCGCCAGAGATTAGATGTAGCTCAAAAATTACTAGAAAAAGCTCATGCTAGACAAGCAGAATTACAAGAAATACAGGAAAAATGGCGCGATCGCTTAATTTTTTCCCCGCCTGTTCCCATTGAACCATTAGATACTTTTTTTGATATTCCCGTTCCACCAAAAATACATACAGTATTCGCTACAGATGGTTCCCAAATTGCCCCCAGTCATCATGAAATTGCTTATTGCTATCTGATCAATGTCGGGCGGGTAATGTTACATTACGGACAAGGAAAACAACCTTTATTGGATAGCATACCAGAAGTTTTTTACGAACCTGAAGATTTGTATGTTTCTCGCCAATGGGGAATTCGTACTGAAGAGTGGATGGGTTATCGGCGTACTGTTTCCGAAGCCGTAGCTTTGGCGGAATTGGGTGTTGATTGGGTGACCAGTCAAAAAACTTTATATCCGATTTTTGCAAAAGAAGATAATAAGAAAATTAATTCTGTTTCTGAGATTGGAGAAATAGAAGAAAAACCAGAAATGAATGATTGCAAAATACCAACTTTAGCGATGGTTGATGGTTCTTTGCTGCTTTGGTTTTTAGAACAATTACCGCAGGATGCGTGCGATCTAATTATACCTCCCATTCTTGATGCTTGGGAACAATTGCGTTTAGCTGGTATTCCTTTAGTTGGTTATCTTAGTGCTTCTCGCAGCAGCGAATCTCTAAGCTTTTTGCGTCTACAAGCTTGTACTTATTCAACGCCAAACTGCAACGTTCAATGTAACGATTTACCAGACAAAGCACCTTGTCAAGTTTTCGATCCCCTGCGCGATATTGTTTTTTGGTCATCTCGTTTGCAACCGGGACAACGCAGCCCTTTGTGGCGCAGTACTAATAAAATAGTAGATCAGTATAGCGATGCTCACAAAATTTATTTTTGTTACGTTCATGTAGGAACAGAAGTGGCGCGGGTGGAATTTCCAGCTTGGGTAGCAGAAAATTCTCAGCTTCTGGATTTATCGCTAGGTTTAGTATTGGCGCAAATTCAGAAAGGTTACGGTTATCCAGTGGTGCTTGCAGAAGCACATAATCAAGCGGTAGTTAGAGGAGGTGACAGAGCAACTTTCTTTGCTTTGTTGGAACAACAAATGATTAAAGTAGGATTAAGAAATGTGGGTACTTCTTATAAGGAGACTCGCAAGCGTGGTAGTATTGCTTAA
- the xseB gene encoding exodeoxyribonuclease VII small subunit yields the protein MVKSKNSDSSKSVKSQSRAQWNYEETVEKIEKIVANIESGKLELAEVFDEFAAAVEHLRQCETFLAEKREQVNLLIETLVDEPDNF from the coding sequence ATGGTTAAATCTAAAAATTCTGATAGTTCCAAGTCAGTAAAATCTCAATCGCGAGCGCAATGGAATTATGAAGAAACAGTAGAAAAAATTGAAAAAATAGTAGCTAATATTGAATCTGGTAAGCTAGAATTAGCTGAAGTTTTTGATGAGTTTGCAGCAGCAGTTGAACACTTGCGCCAATGCGAAACTTTTTTAGCAGAAAAACGGGAGCAAGTAAATTTGTTAATCGAAACTTTGGTAGATGAGCCTGATAATTTTTGA
- the xseA gene encoding exodeoxyribonuclease VII large subunit, with the protein MTSFVSDTFIPETALSVGGLTDYIQQLLEEDNHLRQVWVHGEVSSASHHSSGLFFTLQDSDGKASIRCVVWSSGLAKLVQMPVKGEKLIVLGSIRLYRQRGEYQLTIWQAFPAGEGLQALRYRQLRSRLEAEGLFDPQRKRSLPTHPKIIAVVTSPTAAAWGDIQKTLKYRYPGLHVLFSPAQVQGEAAPDSIVTAIERVERDGRAEVLILARGGGAVEDLSCFNDERVVRAIVQCSIPVITGIGHQRDESLADLAADFSVHTPTAAAEQVVPQLNDLIIEHQERIAALHEAVNYHLEAAETQLEQLQNRLRRLRLDRQIEQQTQSLTWLRQRLIQSTNQRLEKADRHCQLLQEKLATLDPKSVLKRGYAVARQQNGNIARSADNLRIGEELLIQLSQGEIKVKIIDILSNN; encoded by the coding sequence ATGACTTCTTTCGTTTCCGATACCTTTATTCCCGAAACAGCCTTATCGGTAGGTGGGTTGACTGATTATATTCAGCAACTTTTAGAAGAAGATAACCACCTGCGGCAGGTTTGGGTGCATGGGGAAGTTTCTAGTGCTAGTCATCATTCCAGCGGATTATTTTTTACGCTGCAAGATTCGGATGGTAAAGCCTCGATTCGCTGTGTAGTGTGGAGTAGTGGTTTGGCGAAATTAGTCCAAATGCCAGTAAAAGGGGAAAAGTTAATAGTTTTAGGCAGTATTCGCCTTTATCGTCAGCGAGGAGAGTATCAGCTAACAATTTGGCAAGCTTTTCCAGCGGGAGAAGGTTTACAAGCTTTACGGTATCGACAGCTGCGTTCTCGTTTGGAGGCGGAGGGGTTATTCGATCCGCAAAGAAAGCGATCGCTTCCTACTCATCCTAAAATTATCGCAGTGGTCACATCACCTACGGCGGCGGCTTGGGGAGATATCCAAAAAACACTGAAATATCGATATCCCGGATTGCACGTACTGTTTTCACCAGCACAAGTGCAGGGAGAAGCTGCACCAGATTCGATCGTAACTGCGATCGAGCGGGTAGAACGCGACGGACGCGCCGAAGTGCTGATTTTAGCGCGAGGTGGTGGTGCGGTCGAGGATTTAAGCTGTTTTAATGATGAAAGGGTAGTCAGAGCGATCGTTCAATGTTCCATTCCAGTAATTACCGGAATCGGACATCAGCGAGACGAATCTTTAGCAGATTTAGCGGCTGATTTTTCCGTTCATACTCCCACAGCAGCAGCGGAACAAGTTGTCCCCCAACTAAATGATTTAATTATCGAACATCAAGAGCGAATCGCTGCATTACACGAAGCGGTAAACTACCATTTAGAAGCAGCAGAAACCCAACTCGAACAATTACAAAATCGTTTGCGACGATTGCGATTAGATCGACAGATCGAGCAGCAAACTCAGTCTTTAACCTGGTTGCGCCAACGCTTGATTCAGTCAACCAACCAACGTCTTGAAAAAGCCGATCGCCATTGCCAACTATTGCAAGAAAAGTTAGCAACACTCGATCCGAAATCTGTTCTAAAAAGAGGTTATGCAGTCGCGAGACAGCAAAATGGTAACATTGCTCGTTCTGCTGACAATTTGCGAATAGGGGAAGAATTATTAATTCAGTTAAGTCAAGGTGAAATTAAAGTTAAAATTATAGATATTTTGAGCAATAATTAA